The Streptomyces capitiformicae genome contains the following window.
CCGCTTGGCGCCAAGCGAGACGAGTCGCTCGACTTCGGCCCGCTGCTCCTCTGCATCGACCGCCCATAGTTCGATGTGTGTTCTGTCCTCCTCGTCCAGCCACAGGAGTGGGCCATCGCCGCTTGAGGGCATCAGAACCGCGTCATGACCGTTGCGAGGCACGTAACCGAGCGCCCGGCTCCAGAACTCTGATGCACGGCGGATGTCAGACACGTTCATCACGATCGATCCGATGTTCGCCATCGCCGTAGCATCGCATCCGGTCCGCCGGAAGTCAGCCATCGAGAGGTCGGCGGAGCGACTTTGGCCTTGAGCTGCTTTGGCGCGAGTGATCATGGCCCCGTAAGCTTCCGGCGCGTCGGGCAGTCTGTGGACCTGCCCGTTAAAGCACGACGTTGGGGCCATGATCGGGATCCCGGCCGGACGCTTGCACGAAAGTACCTGTTGTCGGGCATCGCACGGTGCGGGCTCTGTCACACCAAGATCCGAGGGCAGGTCAACCAGAAGTGGAAGCCCGGCTCCAAGGCCGCCAAGTTCACCTACCAATGCTCCGTGACGAACGGAGGGTGCGGCAAGGTCGGGCGCGTCGGTGACCCCGTCGACGAGTTCATCATCAGCCTCGTCCTTGCCGAGCAGCGGGAGAGAGCTGCCGTCAGTGCTGTTGCCCCGGCCGAACAGTGGCCGAGAGCAGCAGAGCTGGCCGCCGTCGAGGCCGATCTCGCTGAGCTGACGCAGGCCGCGAAGGCTCAGAAGATCACCGTCTCGACTCTGCTCATGCTCCTGCCGGATCTTGAGCGGCGTCGGGATGAGCTCAAGCTGGAGCGTGGGCGATTCAACAAGGAACGGCAGCAGGCCGAGTCTCTGACCGCCGACATCGGCGAGGATTTTCGGTCGCTGCCCATCGAGCGTCAGCAAGCGTTGATCCTGCACAGCCTGTCGGCCGTACTGATTCATCCCGCTGGGCGGGGGAGGCGCAAGTTCGATCCGAGTCTCATCGAACCCGTGTGGCGCTGACCTCGCTGCGCTGTCCGCAGGAAAGGCCCGGCCCTTGTGCCGGGCCTTCTCGCTGTTCCCGACTTCTTTGGGGCTTACGCGTAAATAGCAGCAGGTCAGAGCGTTGCGATCGTCGTGCAGGCTGCTCGATTTGTGGGGACGGTGGGGTCAGGAAGGCTTGACCGCCAAGACCGGGGTGACGGTCACCTTGTTGTCGCACTCGGCCCACCACCCGTCGTTCAGGGCGACCTGGTGCTTCCCGGAGCGCGGCAGCCCGATGACCATCGTCGGAAACGCCTTCGGGGTCTTGCCCGAGACGCAGTAGCCGTCGCCCTCCCCCTGGACCTGGACGAAGGTCAGCTTCACCCACGCCTTGCCGTGCGGCCGGACCGTCACGGTGGCCGCCCTGCCGGTGGTGGTGATCTTGAGCGGGGTGTTGTGGGTGGGGGAGCCGTTGCCGGCGCCCGCGACCGTCGTCGGATGGCCCTTCAGGACGCACGTCCTCTTGGAGACGTTGGTGAACTGCACGACCGCCGCCCCGGTCCCGGTCCCGACGGGTGGGTGGGCGGCCTGACGGGCGCTGACCTGGAGGGCGGAGGCCGGGCAGGCGGGCGGCGGGGTGGAGGTGGTGGTGCTCGCCGCCATGGCAGTGCCGGGCAGGATGCCGGTCACCGCCGCCGCGACGGCCGTGACCGCCGTCGTCGCCAGAGCCGCCCTGCGAATGCCGTTGCTGTGCCGCATGTTGTCGTCCCCCTGAGTCGTCTCGTCCGCGGGTTTCGGTCGTCGGTTGTTGCCCCGCGGTAGCGTGGTCGTGGTACGTGAGTGCAGACAGGGCGGGAGAGCGCCAGGGTTCCGTGCGGCGACTACTTGTGACGGAACGGTGACGACAGGCTGCACCCGTGCAGATGGCCGTCAGGGCAGACAGAAGCACCTCCAGCGCGCCACGGGTTTTACCATGCCCCCGGCGCGCACCGAAGGTGCGCTGAGTCGCTGACCTGAGGTTATTCACCGCTGGCGACGACCCTCATAAGGCCAACGATCCCTGGTCCGTCGAATCGCCGGTCGTCAAGAGGGCCGGGCAGGTTCTCGATGCCTGAGAGACCTGTCGTTGTGTGAGTACGTGAGGAGGGGCTCCCGGCGTCGTACCGCCGGGAGCCCCTCACTCGTAGACGTGCGTTCCTGTTAGAACGTGCCCAGCTTGATCAGTGACAGGATCGCGATCAGCTGGATCGCCGACGCGCCCAGGGCCTTCGGCCACGGCAGGTCGTGGGACTTGGAGACCATCAGGGTCAGCAGGGCGCCCGCGGCGACCCAGGTGGCCCAGCCGAGGATCTGGACGAAGGGGGCGTCGCCGCCCGCGAACATCGCGACGACCAGGCGGGGCGCGTCCGTGATGGCCATGATCAGCATGGAGAGGCCGACCGTGGGCTGCCAGGCGCCGACGCCGCCGAGCTGGCGGGCCAGGGTGTGGGTGACCACGCCCAGGATGAAGGTGCTCACCACCATGGTCACGGCCGTGACCAGGACGATCGGTACGGCGTTGGAGAGCGTCGCGTTGATCGCGTCCTCGCGGGCCGTGTCGAAGCCGAAGACCGCGAGCAGGCCGTACAGGAACATCACGATGAGGGCGGGGCCCCACACCGCGTAGTCGCGCATCGCCAGGAAGGTCTGGTTGGGGCTGGTGATGATCCCCTTGAGCAGGGCCTTCCAGGGCAGGCGCGGGCCGAGCGGGGCCGGCGGGGCCTGGCCCGCGCGGTAGGGCTCGCTCTGGTGGTACGGGTCCTCGCCGACCGAGAACGCCTGGGTGTGGCCGGGGTTGTTGGCCGCGTACGGGTCCGCGCCGGCTCCGGGGTGCGAACCGTCGTCGCCGAAGTACTCCGGCTCACCGTGATTGGCGTGGGCCCCGTGGGCTCCGCGGGTGCCGTAGTTCCCGGGGGGCCCGCCGCCGTTCGTCTGGGGCCAGCCCTGGGCGCCGCCCCGGCCGCCGCCGTACGGCGGCCCGGGGGGCGTCTGGGGATAGCCGTACGACGGGCCGCCGGCCTGCGGGGCCTGCTGCCCGTACGGGGGGTGTTGCGGTCGCGCTTGAGGAGCGCCGTTGTCCCGGCCGCGTCCGATCCTGAATCCAGCCACGTCATCGAACGTACCTGGTCCCGGCGAGTGGTGTGCCGGACCGGGGGCAACCGGTCCGGCTTTGCGGCCGAGCTGTGACATCCCCTAAGGGTTCGTGAGCAGGGCGTGTTGGGGATTTCAGGGGCTGGTCAGGGGCTGGTGGAGGAACCCTCGCTGCTCAGGGTTTTGCCGTACGACAACGCCGTCGTCGGGGACGGCAGGCCAAGCTTCGCCGGGGTGAGGGCGTACGAGCCTGTCGTGGAGGTCTTCGGGAAGAGCCAGACGCCGCCCGAGTTCGTGTTCTCGCCGGGCGTGCCGATCGCCGTGTCGGGGGTGCCGTCCTTGTCGTGGTCGCCCGTCGCGATCGCCGTGCCGAAGGCGTCGGAGGGCTCGGCGGTGCCGGGGACGCGGGGGCGGTTCTGGTGGTACTGGACGGACGTGGCCTCGCCGTACGGGTCGACGATGCCGGTGGTGTGGCCGAGGAGGAGCGTGGCGGCGCCGGCGCGGGCGTGGGTGCCGATGGCCTCGCCAGGGGCGCCGGCGATCAGGTCGTCGCGGCCGTCGCCGTTGAAGTCGAGTACGGCGAGGGAGGCGCCGAAGCGGTCGCCGTCCTCGGCGGC
Protein-coding sequences here:
- a CDS encoding VOC family protein translates to MANIGSIVMNVSDIRRASEFWSRALGYVPRNGHDAVLMPSSGDGPLLWLDEEDRTHIELWAVDAEEQRAEVERLVSLGAKRVDWSYPDGANFVVLADTEGNLFCVINAEGS
- a CDS encoding DUF4232 domain-containing protein, with product MRHSNGIRRAALATTAVTAVAAAVTGILPGTAMAASTTTSTPPPACPASALQVSARQAAHPPVGTGTGAAVVQFTNVSKRTCVLKGHPTTVAGAGNGSPTHNTPLKITTTGRAATVTVRPHGKAWVKLTFVQVQGEGDGYCVSGKTPKAFPTMVIGLPRSGKHQVALNDGWWAECDNKVTVTPVLAVKPS
- a CDS encoding Yip1 family protein, with amino-acid sequence MSQLGRKAGPVAPGPAHHSPGPGTFDDVAGFRIGRGRDNGAPQARPQHPPYGQQAPQAGGPSYGYPQTPPGPPYGGGRGGAQGWPQTNGGGPPGNYGTRGAHGAHANHGEPEYFGDDGSHPGAGADPYAANNPGHTQAFSVGEDPYHQSEPYRAGQAPPAPLGPRLPWKALLKGIITSPNQTFLAMRDYAVWGPALIVMFLYGLLAVFGFDTAREDAINATLSNAVPIVLVTAVTMVVSTFILGVVTHTLARQLGGVGAWQPTVGLSMLIMAITDAPRLVVAMFAGGDAPFVQILGWATWVAAGALLTLMVSKSHDLPWPKALGASAIQLIAILSLIKLGTF